In Ailuropoda melanoleuca isolate Jingjing chromosome 11, ASM200744v2, whole genome shotgun sequence, a genomic segment contains:
- the MTHFR gene encoding methylenetetrahydrofolate reductase isoform X1 codes for MDHPTPKVLPARPRGPSLGMWALEAGRVRFSVPPSISRNRAMVNEPRGDGGPPPRSEGSSSGSESSKESSRCSTPGLDPERHDRLREKMRRRMDSGDKWFSLEFFPPRTAEGAVNLISRFDRMGAGGPLFIDVTWHPAGDPGSDKETSSMMIASTAVNYCGLETILHMTCCCQSREQITGYLHKARRLGLKNILALRGDPVGDQWEEEEGGFSYAADLVRHIRSEFGDYFDICVAGYPKGHPDAGSFEADLKYLKEKVSAGADFIITQLFFEADTFFQFVKACSEIGITCPILPGIFPIQGYHSLRQLVKLSKLEVPQQIKDVIEPIKDNDAAIRNYGIEQAVSLCQQLLTSGLVPGLHFYTLNREMATTEVLKRLGMWIEDPRRPLPWAVSAHPKRREEDVRPIFWASRPKSYIYRTQEWDEFPNGRWGNSSSPAFGELKDYYLFYLKSKSPREELLKMWGEELTSEESVFEVFAHYLSGEPNQQGYKVTCLPWNDEPLAAETSLMKEELLRVNRQGILTINSQPNINGKPSSDPIVGWGPSGGYVFQKAYLEFFTSRETVGALLQVLKKYELRVNYHIVDVKGENITNAPELQPNAVTWGIFPGREIVQPTVVDPVSFMFWKDEAFALWIEQWGKLYEEESPSRMIIQYIHDNYFLVNLVDNEFPLDNCLWQVVEDTFELLNRPAPERETEAL; via the exons ATGGACCATCCAACACCCAAGGTTCTCCCAGCCAGACCCCGCGGCCCCTCCCTAGGAATGTGGGCTTTGGAGGCCGGCAGGGTGAGGTTCTCAGTGCCACCATCCATCAG CAGGAACCGGGCCATGGTGAACGAACCCAGAGGGGATGGCGGCCCCCCTCCCCGTTCGGAGGGCAGCAGCAGTGGCAGCGAGAGCTCCAAGGAGAGTTCGAGATGTTCCACACCCGGGCTGGACCCTGAGCGCCACGACAGACTCAGGGAGAAGATGAGGCGGAGGATGGACTCTGGTGACAAGTGGTTCTCCCTAGAATTCTTCCCTCCTCGGACGGCTGAGGGAGCTGTCAATCTCATCTCAAG GTTTGATCGGATGGGGGCAGGTGGCCCCCTCTTCATAGATGTGACCTGGCACCCAGCAGGGGACCCCGGCTCAGACAAGGAGACCTCCTCCATGATGATCGCCAGCACCGCCGTGAACTACTGCGGCCTGGAGACCATCCTGCACATGACCTGCTGCTGTCAGAGCCGGGAGCAGATCACAGGCTACCTGCACAAGGCCAGGCGGCTGGGCCTGAAGAACATCTTGGCGTTGAGGGGAG ACCCCGTGGGTGAccagtgggaagaggaggagggaggcttcAGCTATGCCGCAGACTTGGTGAGGCACATCCGAAGCGAGTTCGGTGACTACTTTGACATCTGTGTGGCAG GTTACCCCAAAGGCCACCCCGACGCAGGGAGCTTTGAGGCCGACCTGAAGTACTTGAAGGAGAAGGTATCTGCAGGAGCCGACTTCATCATCACCCAGCTTTTCTTTGAGGCTGACACATTCTTCCAGTTTGTTAAGGCTTGCAGCGAGATAGGCATTACCTGCCCCATCCTCCCCGGAATCTTTCCTATTCAG GGCTACCACTCCCTTCGGCAGCTTGTGAAACTGTCCAAGCTGGAGGTACCACAGCAAATCAAGGATGTGATTGAGCCAATCAAAGACAATGATGCTGCCATCCGCAACTATGGCATTGAGCAGGCTGTGAGCTTGTGCCAGCAGCTTTTGACCAGTGGCTTGGTGCCAGGCCTCCATTTCTACACCCTCAACCGTGAGATGGCCACTACAGAGGTGCTGAAGCGTCTCGGCATGTGGATCGAGGACCCCAG GCgtcccctgccctgggctgtcAGTGCCCACCCCAAGCGCCGGGAGGAAGATGTACGTCCTATCTTCTGGGCCTCCAGACCAAAGAGTTACATCTACCGCACGCAGGAGTGGGATGAATTCCCCAATGGCCGCTG GGGCAATTCCTCCTCTCCAGCCTTCGGGGAGCTGAAGGACTACTACCTCTTCTACCTGAAGAGTAAGTCCCCGCGGGAAGAGCTGCTGAAGATGTGGGGGGAGGAGCTGACCAGTGAAGAAAGTGTCTTTGAAGTCTTTGCCCACTACCTCTCGGGAGAGCCCAACCAGCAAGGCTACAAG GTGACTTGCCTGCCCTGGAATGACGAGCCCTTGGCGGCCGAGACCAGCCTGATGAAGGAGGAGCTGCTGCGAGTGAACCGGCAGGGCATCCTCACCATCAACTCCCAGCCCAACATCAATGGGAAGCCATCCTCTGACCCCATTGTGGGCTGGGGCCCCAGTGGCGGCTATGTCTTCCAGAAG gCCTACTTGGAGTTCTTCACTTCCCGCGAGACGGTGGGGGCGCTTTTGCAGGTGCTGAAGAAGTACGAGCTCCGGGTTAATTACCACATCGTGGACGTCAAG GGTGAAAACATCACCAATGCCCCTGAGCTGCAGCCCAACGCAGTCACCTGGGGCATCTTCCCTGGGCGAGAGATCGTCCAGCCTACCGTGGTCGATCCAGTCAGCTTCATGTTCTGGAAG gaCGAAGCCTTCGCGCTGTGGATCGAGCAGTGGGGCAAGCTGTATGAGGAGGAGTCGCCGTCCCGCATGATCATTCAGTACATCCACGACAACTACTTCCTGGTCAACCTGGTGGACAATGAGTTTCCGCTGGACAACTGCCTGTGGCAGGTGGTCGAGGACACATTTGAACTTCTCAACCGGCCCGCGCCAGAGCGAGAGACCGAGGCTCTGTGA
- the MTHFR gene encoding methylenetetrahydrofolate reductase isoform X2 yields MVNEPRGDGGPPPRSEGSSSGSESSKESSRCSTPGLDPERHDRLREKMRRRMDSGDKWFSLEFFPPRTAEGAVNLISRFDRMGAGGPLFIDVTWHPAGDPGSDKETSSMMIASTAVNYCGLETILHMTCCCQSREQITGYLHKARRLGLKNILALRGDPVGDQWEEEEGGFSYAADLVRHIRSEFGDYFDICVAGYPKGHPDAGSFEADLKYLKEKVSAGADFIITQLFFEADTFFQFVKACSEIGITCPILPGIFPIQGYHSLRQLVKLSKLEVPQQIKDVIEPIKDNDAAIRNYGIEQAVSLCQQLLTSGLVPGLHFYTLNREMATTEVLKRLGMWIEDPRRPLPWAVSAHPKRREEDVRPIFWASRPKSYIYRTQEWDEFPNGRWGNSSSPAFGELKDYYLFYLKSKSPREELLKMWGEELTSEESVFEVFAHYLSGEPNQQGYKVTCLPWNDEPLAAETSLMKEELLRVNRQGILTINSQPNINGKPSSDPIVGWGPSGGYVFQKAYLEFFTSRETVGALLQVLKKYELRVNYHIVDVKGENITNAPELQPNAVTWGIFPGREIVQPTVVDPVSFMFWKDEAFALWIEQWGKLYEEESPSRMIIQYIHDNYFLVNLVDNEFPLDNCLWQVVEDTFELLNRPAPERETEAL; encoded by the exons ATGGTGAACGAACCCAGAGGGGATGGCGGCCCCCCTCCCCGTTCGGAGGGCAGCAGCAGTGGCAGCGAGAGCTCCAAGGAGAGTTCGAGATGTTCCACACCCGGGCTGGACCCTGAGCGCCACGACAGACTCAGGGAGAAGATGAGGCGGAGGATGGACTCTGGTGACAAGTGGTTCTCCCTAGAATTCTTCCCTCCTCGGACGGCTGAGGGAGCTGTCAATCTCATCTCAAG GTTTGATCGGATGGGGGCAGGTGGCCCCCTCTTCATAGATGTGACCTGGCACCCAGCAGGGGACCCCGGCTCAGACAAGGAGACCTCCTCCATGATGATCGCCAGCACCGCCGTGAACTACTGCGGCCTGGAGACCATCCTGCACATGACCTGCTGCTGTCAGAGCCGGGAGCAGATCACAGGCTACCTGCACAAGGCCAGGCGGCTGGGCCTGAAGAACATCTTGGCGTTGAGGGGAG ACCCCGTGGGTGAccagtgggaagaggaggagggaggcttcAGCTATGCCGCAGACTTGGTGAGGCACATCCGAAGCGAGTTCGGTGACTACTTTGACATCTGTGTGGCAG GTTACCCCAAAGGCCACCCCGACGCAGGGAGCTTTGAGGCCGACCTGAAGTACTTGAAGGAGAAGGTATCTGCAGGAGCCGACTTCATCATCACCCAGCTTTTCTTTGAGGCTGACACATTCTTCCAGTTTGTTAAGGCTTGCAGCGAGATAGGCATTACCTGCCCCATCCTCCCCGGAATCTTTCCTATTCAG GGCTACCACTCCCTTCGGCAGCTTGTGAAACTGTCCAAGCTGGAGGTACCACAGCAAATCAAGGATGTGATTGAGCCAATCAAAGACAATGATGCTGCCATCCGCAACTATGGCATTGAGCAGGCTGTGAGCTTGTGCCAGCAGCTTTTGACCAGTGGCTTGGTGCCAGGCCTCCATTTCTACACCCTCAACCGTGAGATGGCCACTACAGAGGTGCTGAAGCGTCTCGGCATGTGGATCGAGGACCCCAG GCgtcccctgccctgggctgtcAGTGCCCACCCCAAGCGCCGGGAGGAAGATGTACGTCCTATCTTCTGGGCCTCCAGACCAAAGAGTTACATCTACCGCACGCAGGAGTGGGATGAATTCCCCAATGGCCGCTG GGGCAATTCCTCCTCTCCAGCCTTCGGGGAGCTGAAGGACTACTACCTCTTCTACCTGAAGAGTAAGTCCCCGCGGGAAGAGCTGCTGAAGATGTGGGGGGAGGAGCTGACCAGTGAAGAAAGTGTCTTTGAAGTCTTTGCCCACTACCTCTCGGGAGAGCCCAACCAGCAAGGCTACAAG GTGACTTGCCTGCCCTGGAATGACGAGCCCTTGGCGGCCGAGACCAGCCTGATGAAGGAGGAGCTGCTGCGAGTGAACCGGCAGGGCATCCTCACCATCAACTCCCAGCCCAACATCAATGGGAAGCCATCCTCTGACCCCATTGTGGGCTGGGGCCCCAGTGGCGGCTATGTCTTCCAGAAG gCCTACTTGGAGTTCTTCACTTCCCGCGAGACGGTGGGGGCGCTTTTGCAGGTGCTGAAGAAGTACGAGCTCCGGGTTAATTACCACATCGTGGACGTCAAG GGTGAAAACATCACCAATGCCCCTGAGCTGCAGCCCAACGCAGTCACCTGGGGCATCTTCCCTGGGCGAGAGATCGTCCAGCCTACCGTGGTCGATCCAGTCAGCTTCATGTTCTGGAAG gaCGAAGCCTTCGCGCTGTGGATCGAGCAGTGGGGCAAGCTGTATGAGGAGGAGTCGCCGTCCCGCATGATCATTCAGTACATCCACGACAACTACTTCCTGGTCAACCTGGTGGACAATGAGTTTCCGCTGGACAACTGCCTGTGGCAGGTGGTCGAGGACACATTTGAACTTCTCAACCGGCCCGCGCCAGAGCGAGAGACCGAGGCTCTGTGA